The following proteins are co-located in the Vibrio azureus genome:
- the menH gene encoding 2-succinyl-6-hydroxy-2,4-cyclohexadiene-1-carboxylate synthase, with the protein MLYFERRSEQALTHSLDGKTNKPTLVFLHGFLGSGKDWEECLPRFSCYEQIVIDLPGHGQSKSVVCHNLIHCCELIYTTLSSLVSDQQPLVLIAYSMGARVVMQGLVEGAFSELNIKATFIEGGNFGLKHQSEKEARLIYDERWAQRFRAEPIACVLDDWYQQPVFSSLNDEQRQIFITKRSANLGTSVASMLLATSLAKQSYLLPALQKQSVPLYYICGAKDQKFSQMAEKSGLNYHRIGQSGHNVHQEQPNAFSRYINQVIHAHIA; encoded by the coding sequence ATGCTTTATTTTGAACGGCGATCTGAGCAAGCGCTAACTCATTCATTAGATGGTAAAACCAACAAACCTACGTTAGTTTTTTTGCATGGATTTCTCGGCTCTGGAAAGGACTGGGAAGAATGCCTACCAAGGTTTTCATGCTATGAACAAATAGTGATTGATCTTCCTGGGCATGGTCAAAGTAAATCGGTGGTATGTCACAATTTGATACATTGTTGTGAGTTAATTTACACCACCTTGTCGTCACTGGTTTCTGACCAGCAGCCATTAGTCTTGATTGCTTATTCTATGGGAGCTCGTGTCGTTATGCAGGGCCTAGTGGAGGGGGCGTTTTCTGAGCTCAACATCAAAGCCACTTTTATTGAGGGAGGGAACTTCGGCTTAAAGCATCAGTCCGAAAAAGAAGCGCGGTTAATTTACGACGAGCGGTGGGCTCAGCGCTTTAGAGCAGAGCCGATTGCGTGTGTTTTGGACGATTGGTACCAACAACCGGTGTTTTCTTCATTAAATGATGAGCAAAGACAAATCTTTATTACCAAGCGAAGTGCTAACCTTGGTACTTCAGTGGCGAGTATGCTGCTTGCGACGTCTTTGGCTAAGCAATCTTATTTATTGCCAGCACTGCAAAAACAAAGCGTCCCTCTTTACTACATCTGTGGCGCAAAAGATCAGAAGTTTAGTCAGATGGCAGAGAAAAGTGGGTTGAATTATCATCGAATTGGCCAATCTGGTCACAATGTGCATCAAGAGCAACCCAATGCATTTTCGAGGTATATCAACCAGGTTATTCACGCTCACATTGCGTGA
- the rrtA gene encoding rhombosortase yields MSLYIVLSLLSVICLILQFEPMTSWSEWHLDHIHHGEWWRIVTGNLTHTNLAHLAVNIAALWIIAFFFRPTSRNFTIVFITLCAIVGFFNLFTTLSIYVGLSGVLHGLFGYWALKEVFAGRKSSIFLVGALIAKVAWEQCFGPSVSTTELISADVAIEAHLSGAMGGLGMALLEKVTRRHIFG; encoded by the coding sequence GTGAGCCTTTATATTGTGCTGAGCCTACTCAGCGTTATCTGCTTAATACTGCAATTTGAACCCATGACAAGCTGGAGTGAATGGCACCTTGATCACATCCATCATGGAGAGTGGTGGCGAATCGTAACAGGAAACCTCACCCATACCAACCTCGCCCACTTGGCAGTAAACATCGCTGCACTTTGGATAATTGCGTTTTTCTTTCGGCCAACCTCGCGTAATTTTACCATAGTTTTCATCACGCTTTGTGCCATTGTTGGATTTTTTAATTTGTTCACCACTTTATCTATCTATGTTGGCTTATCAGGGGTTCTACACGGATTATTTGGTTACTGGGCGTTAAAAGAAGTGTTTGCTGGTAGAAAAAGCAGTATTTTTCTAGTTGGAGCACTCATTGCCAAAGTGGCATGGGAACAATGCTTCGGCCCATCGGTCAGTACCACCGAACTCATCAGTGCTGATGTGGCTATTGAGGCGCACTTATCCGGTGCGATGGGTGGATTGGGTATGGCTTTGCTAGAAAAAGTCACACGCCGCCATATTTTTGGTTAA
- the yfbR gene encoding 5'-deoxynucleotidase, translating to MKESHFFAHLARMKLIQRWPLMRSVSSENVSEHSLQVAFVAHALALIKNKKFGGKLNPERIALLAMYHDSSEVLTGDMPTPVKYYNPDIAKEYKKIESAAEQKLLSMLPEEFQQDFEPYLLSDSAHPDDAKIVKQADSICAYLKCLEELSTGNHEFALAKKRLDVTLEQGKTPEMSYFLQTFASSFELSLDEIS from the coding sequence ATGAAAGAAAGTCACTTTTTTGCGCATTTAGCCAGAATGAAGCTGATCCAACGTTGGCCATTAATGCGCTCCGTTTCCTCAGAAAATGTGTCCGAGCACAGCTTGCAAGTTGCTTTTGTCGCTCATGCTCTCGCACTGATTAAAAATAAAAAGTTTGGCGGTAAACTCAATCCAGAACGTATTGCTCTCCTCGCTATGTACCATGATTCAAGCGAAGTATTGACTGGTGATATGCCCACACCCGTCAAATATTACAACCCAGACATAGCCAAAGAGTACAAAAAAATAGAATCTGCCGCAGAGCAAAAACTGCTATCGATGCTCCCCGAAGAATTTCAGCAAGATTTCGAACCTTATCTTCTCTCAGATTCTGCTCACCCAGATGACGCCAAAATAGTGAAACAAGCCGACTCCATTTGTGCTTATCTAAAATGCCTTGAAGAACTCAGTACTGGTAACCACGAGTTTGCTTTGGCCAAAAAGCGACTTGATGTAACTTTAGAGCAAGGTAAAACCCCTGAAATGAGCTACTTCTTACAGACCTTTGCATCAAGTTTTGAGCTTTCCCTCGATGAAATCAGTTAA
- the menB gene encoding 1,4-dihydroxy-2-naphthoyl-CoA synthase yields the protein MAKTVGISEQELYAPVEWVDFSREYEDIHYHKSLDGIAKITIARPQVRNAFRPQTVKEMMSALADARYDSAVGVIILTGLGEDAFCSGGDQKIRGDYGGYKDEQGTHHLNILDFQRDIRTCPKPVIAAVAGWAVGGGHVLHMMCDLTIAAENAQFGQTGPKVGSFDGGWGASYMARIVGQKKAREIWFLCRFYDAQEALEMGLVNTVVPLEALERETVRWCREVLQHSPMALRCLKAALNADCDGQAGLQELAGNATMLFYMTDEGQEGRNAFNEKRRPDFNKFPRNP from the coding sequence ATGGCCAAAACAGTAGGTATTTCTGAACAAGAGCTTTACGCACCAGTAGAATGGGTGGACTTTAGCAGAGAGTATGAAGACATTCATTACCATAAGTCACTTGATGGTATTGCTAAGATTACCATCGCCCGTCCTCAGGTACGTAATGCATTTCGCCCTCAAACAGTGAAAGAGATGATGAGTGCATTGGCTGACGCAAGGTATGACTCTGCAGTCGGTGTCATCATTCTTACTGGTTTAGGTGAAGATGCTTTCTGTTCTGGTGGTGATCAGAAAATTCGTGGTGATTATGGCGGTTATAAAGACGAGCAAGGAACGCACCATTTGAATATCCTTGACTTTCAGAGAGATATAAGAACATGTCCCAAGCCAGTCATTGCGGCCGTCGCTGGCTGGGCTGTGGGTGGTGGACATGTTTTACATATGATGTGTGATTTAACCATCGCCGCAGAGAATGCACAGTTTGGTCAGACTGGGCCTAAAGTGGGTTCTTTTGATGGTGGTTGGGGAGCTTCTTATATGGCACGAATTGTTGGTCAGAAGAAAGCGCGTGAAATTTGGTTCCTTTGTCGATTTTACGATGCACAAGAGGCATTAGAAATGGGCTTAGTTAACACTGTTGTGCCGCTTGAAGCACTGGAAAGAGAAACCGTTCGTTGGTGTCGCGAAGTGTTACAACATAGCCCTATGGCTTTGCGTTGCTTGAAAGCAGCACTGAATGCTGATTGTGATGGGCAAGCAGGATTACAAGAGTTAGCAGGTAATGCCACGATGTTATTTTACATGACTGACGAAGGGCAAGAAGGGCGTAATGCATTCAATGAAAAGCGCCGCCCAGACTTTAATAAGTTTCCACGAAACCCATAA
- a CDS encoding tRNA-uridine aminocarboxypropyltransferase: MSRYCSQCGKSHKSCICQWIVPLANQVELIILQHISEENRPLGTARILNLSLNHCTCIVGEDFSDDSVLNVLLADSDYQHMILYPSERSICLSQWNQTKKTANKKVRLILLDGTWKKAYKMWQLSTNLHSIPTVGLPVDLKGHYTIRKAPTENSLSTVEAGYHALGLLEPNQDFSPLMNAFEKMIEFQISQMPPGVFERNYLKG, translated from the coding sequence ATGTCTCGTTATTGTTCTCAATGTGGCAAATCACATAAGTCGTGTATTTGTCAGTGGATTGTCCCCCTTGCTAATCAGGTGGAACTTATCATTCTTCAGCATATCAGTGAAGAAAACCGGCCACTTGGTACCGCAAGGATCTTAAACCTAAGTTTAAATCATTGTACCTGCATAGTGGGAGAAGATTTTTCTGATGATTCGGTGCTGAACGTGTTATTAGCAGACTCGGATTATCAGCATATGATTTTATACCCATCGGAAAGATCAATTTGCCTCTCGCAATGGAATCAAACGAAAAAGACAGCAAACAAAAAAGTGCGCTTAATCTTATTAGATGGCACATGGAAGAAAGCCTATAAAATGTGGCAGCTTTCAACCAATTTACATTCCATTCCGACGGTTGGGTTGCCTGTTGATTTGAAAGGCCATTATACGATTCGTAAAGCACCGACAGAAAATAGTCTTTCTACCGTAGAGGCGGGCTATCATGCATTGGGTCTGCTTGAGCCTAATCAGGATTTTTCGCCATTAATGAATGCCTTCGAAAAAATGATTGAATTTCAAATCTCTCAAATGCCACCAGGTGTTTTTGAGCGTAATTATCTCAAAGGTTAA
- a CDS encoding anti-phage deoxyguanosine triphosphatase: MSFELDPVWQERHDDEHKIRRDDHRSPFQRDRARILHSAAFRRLQAKTQVHGNSLEDFHRSRLTHSLEAAQLGTGIVAQLKKKQPDFVPLLPSDSLIDSICLAHDIGHPPYGHGGEIALNYMMRSDGGFEGNAQTFRIVTKLEPYTEHFGMNLSRRTLLGLIKYPALLSQTRAVHQPKPVEHQRQLKAKDWSPAKGIYDCDKALFDWVTEPLSDNDQTLLGQMRQHSDSPMKHHKTRFKSLDCSIMELADDIAYGVHDLEDAIVLGMVTQQQWQEGAASKLACCGDVWFEAHCDSLGAMLFSGQHHQRKDAIGGMVNALLTSISIQPTSANFDSPMLSWNAQLSPAMNKALDILKHFVNQYVIQVHPVQVMEYKGQQIIMDLFEALSADPERLLPEQTQQTWQQANNKSQKMRVIADYISSMTDGHAQRFHRQLFSSIIL, translated from the coding sequence GTGTCGTTTGAATTAGATCCCGTATGGCAGGAACGCCATGATGATGAACATAAAATTCGCCGTGACGATCATCGCAGTCCATTCCAGAGAGACCGCGCGAGGATCCTCCATTCTGCGGCTTTTCGTCGTTTACAAGCCAAAACCCAAGTCCATGGTAATAGCTTGGAAGACTTTCATCGTTCACGCCTAACTCACTCTTTAGAAGCGGCACAACTTGGCACGGGTATTGTCGCCCAATTGAAGAAAAAACAGCCCGATTTTGTCCCTCTACTGCCGTCAGACAGTTTAATCGATTCAATCTGCCTCGCCCACGATATTGGGCATCCTCCTTATGGTCATGGTGGTGAAATCGCTCTAAATTACATGATGCGTTCGGATGGTGGCTTTGAGGGCAATGCTCAAACCTTCCGAATTGTGACAAAATTAGAGCCTTATACCGAACACTTTGGCATGAATCTGTCACGGCGTACCTTACTTGGCCTAATCAAATACCCCGCCTTACTCAGTCAGACCCGAGCAGTTCATCAGCCCAAACCTGTTGAACACCAACGCCAGTTGAAAGCCAAAGATTGGAGCCCTGCCAAGGGCATCTACGACTGTGATAAAGCCCTATTTGATTGGGTCACCGAACCTCTGTCTGATAATGACCAAACGTTACTTGGTCAGATGCGCCAACACTCTGATAGCCCCATGAAGCACCATAAGACACGCTTTAAGTCTTTAGATTGCTCAATTATGGAACTGGCTGATGACATCGCTTATGGTGTCCATGATTTAGAAGATGCGATTGTTTTAGGCATGGTTACCCAGCAACAATGGCAAGAGGGCGCAGCGTCGAAGCTAGCCTGCTGTGGTGATGTATGGTTTGAAGCGCATTGCGACTCTCTTGGCGCAATGTTATTCAGTGGCCAACATCACCAACGGAAGGATGCCATTGGTGGGATGGTGAATGCGTTACTCACTAGTATTTCTATTCAACCAACGTCAGCCAACTTTGATAGCCCAATGCTGTCTTGGAACGCTCAGTTGTCTCCGGCCATGAACAAAGCCCTCGATATTCTGAAACACTTTGTAAACCAGTACGTTATCCAAGTTCATCCTGTTCAGGTTATGGAGTATAAAGGACAGCAGATCATCATGGATTTATTTGAAGCACTCAGTGCGGACCCTGAACGTTTATTACCTGAACAAACACAACAAACCTGGCAACAGGCAAATAATAAAAGCCAAAAAATGCGAGTGATTGCTGACTATATTTCCTCGATGACTGATGGTCATGCCCAAAGATTTCATCGTCAGTTATTTTCTTCCATCATTTTATAA
- a CDS encoding pyridoxal phosphate-dependent aminotransferase, translated as MENIGMSSKLDNVCYDIRGPVLKHAKRMEEEGHKILKLNIGNPAPFGFDAPDEILVDVIRNLPTSQGYCDSKGIYSARKAVVQHYQRKGLRSLDVEDVYIGNGVSELIVMAMQALLNNGDELLIPAPDYPLWTASVALSGGTPVHYICDESSDWYPDLDDIKKKITPKTRGIVLINPNNPTGAVYSRDFLLEVIEIARQHKLIIFADEIYDKVLYDGATHTSIATLTEDVLVVTFNGLSKAYRVCGFRGGWMFLTGPKHQAQGYISGLELLSSMRLCANVPMQHAIQTALGGYQSINELILPGGRLLEQRNRAYELITQIPGISCVKPKGAMYLFPKIDTKMYNIKDDQQMILDFLKQEKVLLVQGSGFNWPKPDHFRIVTLPHVEDLEVAIGRFERFLSTYRQ; from the coding sequence ATGGAAAATATCGGGATGTCGTCCAAACTCGACAATGTCTGCTACGACATTAGGGGGCCTGTACTTAAACATGCTAAACGTATGGAAGAAGAGGGGCATAAAATCCTAAAGCTCAATATTGGTAACCCAGCCCCTTTTGGCTTTGACGCTCCAGATGAGATTCTCGTCGATGTAATCCGCAACTTGCCAACGTCTCAAGGTTACTGTGATTCCAAAGGCATTTACTCGGCACGTAAAGCTGTCGTACAACATTACCAACGCAAAGGTCTGCGATCTCTTGATGTGGAAGACGTCTATATTGGTAATGGCGTTTCCGAGTTGATCGTCATGGCGATGCAAGCACTATTAAATAATGGTGATGAGCTGCTCATTCCTGCTCCCGACTATCCACTTTGGACCGCCTCGGTTGCACTGTCTGGTGGTACCCCTGTCCACTATATTTGTGATGAAAGCTCAGATTGGTATCCAGACCTCGACGATATTAAGAAAAAAATCACGCCCAAAACACGTGGTATTGTTCTGATCAACCCTAACAACCCTACTGGCGCGGTATACAGCCGAGATTTCCTACTTGAGGTCATTGAGATTGCACGCCAACATAAACTGATCATTTTCGCCGATGAGATTTATGACAAAGTACTTTACGATGGCGCAACTCACACTTCTATAGCAACGCTCACTGAAGACGTCTTAGTCGTTACTTTTAATGGCCTGTCTAAAGCGTATCGTGTTTGTGGCTTCCGTGGTGGCTGGATGTTCCTTACGGGTCCAAAACATCAAGCACAAGGCTATATCAGCGGTCTAGAATTGCTCTCTTCGATGCGTTTGTGTGCCAATGTTCCCATGCAGCATGCGATTCAGACCGCTCTTGGGGGCTACCAAAGTATCAATGAATTAATTTTGCCCGGTGGACGTTTGCTCGAACAACGTAACCGAGCTTATGAGCTGATCACTCAGATTCCTGGTATCTCATGTGTTAAGCCTAAGGGAGCGATGTATCTGTTCCCTAAGATTGATACAAAAATGTACAATATCAAAGATGACCAGCAGATGATCTTAGACTTTTTAAAACAAGAAAAAGTGCTCTTAGTTCAAGGCTCTGGCTTTAATTGGCCAAAACCAGACCACTTCCGTATCGTGACTTTACCACATGTCGAAGACCTAGAAGTGGCGATCGGTCGATTCGAACGTTTCTTATCAACTTACCGTCAGTAG
- the menD gene encoding 2-succinyl-5-enolpyruvyl-6-hydroxy-3-cyclohexene-1-carboxylic-acid synthase has translation MKADSAVVNRIWSDTLMTELCRFGVKHICIAPGSRSTPLTLEAAQKTNVTSHRHFDERGLGFLALGLAKASSEPVAVIVTSGTAVANLLPAIAEAKLTGEQLVILTADRPVELVGCGANQAINQQGIFSHHVSNSLNLPSPTLSISLNWLLTSIDDVMFTQRHSGGAVHINCAYPEPLYSDNDKADFFEYLGSVSHWKQASSTYCKRFEARAVCDIPDFSYKKGLVVIGSLPLEQAQAALEFAQAMGWPVLADPQSGVSSNWAHFDLWLQCSGFAQQLDDCDLVVQFGSRIISKRLTYWIAQHVLNNQNHRDVSYWYVSSRLDRDNPNHLPQSHWVEQPSTWVQRTSHCFSHYSGWADPLALQLQDKLLPLLRQWRCEAGQELSEIALAMDLSSRLNNAPNADLFIGNSLFVRLVDMFGYLNQVQVFTNRGASGIDGIFATANGVQRARQKPLLMFIGDTSALYGLNSLALFSHSDLATVIVITNNDGGAIFSLLPVPEEHRETYYQMPHGYTFESAAKQFGLGYAQPRSMMEYQSVVDEHLAFGQGALLVEVQTPADQASIQLQTFNSKLHALF, from the coding sequence ATGAAAGCTGATAGCGCGGTAGTAAACCGTATCTGGTCTGATACGCTAATGACAGAATTGTGCCGTTTCGGTGTTAAGCATATTTGCATTGCTCCAGGCTCGCGATCCACACCATTAACGCTAGAAGCGGCACAGAAGACTAACGTGACGAGCCACCGTCATTTTGATGAACGCGGATTAGGCTTTTTAGCATTGGGTTTAGCGAAAGCCAGTAGTGAGCCCGTTGCGGTTATTGTGACTTCTGGAACGGCTGTCGCGAACCTGCTGCCTGCTATTGCAGAAGCTAAGTTAACGGGAGAACAGCTCGTTATTCTGACGGCAGATAGACCCGTTGAATTGGTGGGCTGTGGTGCTAATCAAGCGATAAATCAGCAAGGCATTTTTTCCCACCATGTATCTAATAGCCTTAATTTACCAAGCCCGACATTATCCATATCATTGAATTGGTTATTAACCTCCATTGATGATGTTATGTTTACTCAACGTCATTCAGGGGGGGCTGTCCATATTAATTGTGCGTATCCTGAACCTTTATATTCTGATAATGATAAAGCGGACTTTTTTGAATATCTTGGCAGTGTTTCTCATTGGAAACAAGCCAGCTCAACGTACTGTAAGCGCTTTGAAGCAAGGGCTGTATGTGATATCCCTGATTTTTCGTATAAAAAAGGTCTCGTTGTAATTGGCAGCTTGCCGTTAGAACAAGCTCAGGCCGCGTTGGAGTTTGCTCAGGCGATGGGGTGGCCTGTTCTTGCTGACCCGCAAAGTGGTGTCAGTTCCAATTGGGCTCATTTTGACTTATGGCTTCAGTGCTCTGGATTTGCTCAACAGCTTGATGATTGCGATTTAGTGGTGCAATTTGGTAGCCGTATTATTTCTAAGCGATTGACTTACTGGATTGCTCAACACGTTTTAAATAACCAAAATCACCGTGATGTTTCTTATTGGTATGTCTCTTCTCGGCTAGATAGAGATAATCCCAATCATTTGCCACAGTCTCATTGGGTTGAGCAGCCTAGCACTTGGGTGCAGCGTACATCTCATTGTTTTTCTCATTATTCCGGCTGGGCTGATCCGCTGGCTCTACAGTTGCAAGATAAGCTTTTGCCACTTTTAAGGCAGTGGCGTTGTGAAGCAGGGCAAGAGTTAAGTGAAATTGCCTTAGCGATGGATCTCTCATCACGTCTCAATAACGCGCCAAATGCCGATCTGTTTATTGGTAATAGTTTATTTGTGCGCTTGGTCGATATGTTTGGTTATTTGAATCAGGTTCAAGTCTTCACCAATCGAGGTGCTTCAGGGATTGATGGGATCTTTGCCACGGCAAATGGTGTCCAGCGCGCTCGTCAAAAGCCTTTGTTGATGTTTATCGGTGATACATCAGCCTTGTATGGGCTTAATTCACTGGCGTTATTCAGTCACAGTGATCTCGCTACGGTTATCGTCATTACTAACAATGATGGCGGCGCGATTTTTAGCTTACTTCCGGTACCAGAGGAGCATCGAGAAACCTATTATCAAATGCCACACGGCTATACCTTTGAATCTGCCGCGAAGCAGTTTGGATTAGGTTATGCACAACCTCGCTCAATGATGGAATATCAATCTGTGGTTGATGAGCACCTTGCTTTTGGCCAAGGAGCCTTATTGGTTGAGGTGCAAACACCTGCCGATCAAGCATCAATACAATTACAAACATTCAATTCCAAATTACATGCTTTATTTTGA
- a CDS encoding isochorismate synthase, translated as MSSFDQVVQSLIQRIEVADDEITRIVESMNEPPCFELLDWLEAQPLFPKFYWQSRNSYEEVVALGQHHTFDEPGPAYAMLSSGQRVWGGCGFDHLKTQSNLNQSAWFFLPKIELIRRQNRWSLAVNLSGDNASTIEDLRQLIADVTELTAVNTSICSIKHSPNRFEWQRLVEQALAEIGQHQFKKVVLARQSTLKLDSSLSAAQLLKSSTIHNHDSFHFLLSLNRQQSFIGSTPERLYSRVGRTLKTEALAGTVGRGDNAAQDNAFANWLTQDVKNLKENQYVVDDIVESLSPYIETIDVESNPSLVRLKQVQHLRRRIEVTLKPEINGVQLLAALQPTAAVAGLPRQSSMQFILNNEPFSRGWYAGSIGYLSHESAQFCVAIRSALVMEGSVQLFAGAGIVPGSIAEQEWAELEKKTSTLLTLISESTSAREYHES; from the coding sequence TTGTCATCATTTGATCAGGTCGTACAGTCTCTTATTCAGCGCATTGAAGTCGCAGACGATGAGATAACACGCATTGTCGAGAGCATGAATGAGCCGCCATGTTTTGAACTTCTAGATTGGTTAGAAGCACAGCCGCTGTTCCCTAAATTCTACTGGCAATCACGTAACTCCTATGAAGAGGTCGTGGCATTAGGTCAGCATCATACGTTTGATGAGCCTGGTCCAGCTTATGCCATGCTCAGTTCTGGGCAGCGAGTGTGGGGTGGGTGTGGGTTTGATCATCTAAAAACACAATCTAATCTTAATCAGTCGGCCTGGTTTTTTTTACCGAAAATTGAATTGATTCGACGCCAAAATCGTTGGTCTTTAGCGGTAAACTTGTCAGGGGATAATGCGAGTACTATTGAGGATCTACGTCAGCTCATCGCTGATGTAACGGAGCTGACTGCTGTGAACACATCGATTTGTTCGATTAAGCATTCTCCTAATCGATTTGAATGGCAAAGATTGGTTGAACAAGCCCTAGCTGAGATTGGTCAGCATCAGTTTAAAAAAGTGGTATTAGCTCGCCAATCTACTCTCAAATTGGATTCCTCTCTCAGCGCGGCTCAGCTGTTGAAATCAAGCACCATACATAATCATGATAGCTTCCATTTCTTACTCAGTTTGAACCGTCAGCAGAGCTTTATTGGTTCCACACCTGAACGGCTTTATTCTCGTGTGGGTCGTACTTTAAAGACTGAAGCGTTGGCAGGAACGGTCGGTCGTGGTGACAACGCAGCGCAAGACAATGCTTTTGCGAATTGGTTAACCCAAGATGTTAAAAACCTAAAAGAAAATCAGTATGTTGTTGACGATATCGTAGAGAGTTTATCTCCTTATATCGAGACTATTGATGTCGAGTCAAACCCAAGTTTGGTGCGCTTAAAGCAAGTGCAGCACCTAAGGCGACGCATTGAAGTCACGCTGAAGCCCGAAATTAATGGTGTTCAATTACTCGCAGCATTACAGCCAACGGCAGCAGTGGCAGGTTTACCTCGTCAATCCTCCATGCAATTTATTTTAAATAACGAACCTTTTTCTCGTGGTTGGTATGCGGGCTCCATCGGTTATCTTAGTCATGAGTCTGCACAATTTTGTGTGGCAATCAGAAGTGCTTTGGTCATGGAGGGTAGCGTACAATTATTTGCTGGAGCTGGGATTGTTCCGGGTTCTATTGCAGAACAAGAGTGGGCAGAATTAGAGAAAAAAACGTCTACATTACTGACTCTTATTTCAGAATCTACGTCAGCTAGGGAATACCATGAAAGCTGA
- a CDS encoding ComEA family DNA-binding protein, which produces MKWILMACVAFFSSIGLAAESESNSTASNNGKYEGIEITVNVNTASAEEIATLLKGIGEKKAQEIVDYRNEFGPFKAAADLTNVKGIGAATIKKNEGRILL; this is translated from the coding sequence ATGAAATGGATATTAATGGCATGTGTAGCCTTCTTTTCATCAATAGGACTTGCTGCTGAAAGCGAAAGTAATTCGACAGCGTCTAATAATGGTAAGTACGAAGGTATTGAGATTACCGTAAATGTAAATACAGCATCTGCGGAAGAAATTGCCACTCTATTAAAAGGCATTGGTGAAAAGAAAGCTCAGGAGATTGTTGATTATCGCAATGAGTTTGGGCCTTTTAAAGCTGCAGCGGATCTGACCAATGTGAAAGGCATCGGTGCAGCGACGATCAAGAAAAACGAAGGGCGAATCCTTCTTTAA